Genomic segment of Umezawaea sp. Da 62-37:
GGTCGGACACCCCCAGCTTCTCGTAGAGCTTCTGCGCGTGGGCCTTGATGGTGCTGTTGCTCAGGAAGAGGTTCCTCGCGACCTGGGGGATGCTGAGCCCCTCGGCGAACGAGCGCAGGATCTCGCGCTCGCGGTCGTTGAGCATCGGTCCCCTCGTGCCCGCCCGGAGCCTGATCTGGTTCGCGACCCCGCCCGCCACCGCCGGGGGCAGGACCGTCTGCCCCGCGCTCACCCGCAGCACGGCGTCCAGGATCTCCTCGCTGTTGGCGTCCTTGCCGATGTACCCCGCCGCGCCCGCCTCCAGCGCGCGGTAGACCGCCGCGCCGTCGAGCACCGCCGAGATGATCAGCACCCGGCAGTCGATCCCGTCGCGGTTGATGGCCGCCGCGACCTGCACCCCGGTCAGGTCGGGCAGGTTGTAGTCGGCGATCATCGTGCACGGCGCGAACTCCCTGGCGGCCTCCAGCCCGTCGCGGCCGGTCGCCGCCTGCGCGACCACCTGCACGTCGTGGCTCCAGCCCAGCGCCCGAACCAGCCCATCGCGGTAGATGGGGTGGTCCTCGACGACGACCACCTGCATGATCCGGTTGCTGCCCACTTCTCTCCTCCGACCCGGTTCGACAGCACCGCGGCGGTCGGCGGACACCGGGTGGTCCGCGGCGCGGTGCGCTGCCGCGAAGACGATCGGGCAACGTCCCACATGGTGGTTGGCCGATCGGACTGTCCGATCAGCCCGACCGATCGGGGGGATCGGCACCTGTCGTGGAATGCCCTTCCGGTGGTGGCACCGACCGCGGCGGACCGGAACGCTGGCCGGACGGGATCCGCGGGTGGAGGGAGTCGGTGTGCACGGCCGGGACGTGATGACCGCCGAGGTGCTGGGCGTGTTCCTCGAGCACTCGCCCGCGGCGGCGTTCCTGCGCGACGACGCCGGTGTCTACCTGTGGGTCAACCAGTCCTACGCGGACCTGTACGGGGTCGAGGACCCGCGCTCGATGGTGGGGCGGGACGTGTTCGCGTTCGACCCCCCGCTGCTCGCGACCGTGTACCTGGAATCGGATCGGGACGTGCTGCGCACGGGTACCGCGCTGCGGCACACGCTGCCGCTGACCCGCCGCGACGGCACCGGTGAGGCGACGGGCCACCGGTTCCGCGTCCCGCTGCCCGACGACCGCACGGGCGTCGGCGGCATCTACACCGACGTCACCGAGCTGCACCGGACGCGCGACGAGGTGCGCCGCCACCAGGCGAGGCACACGTCGTTGTTCGAGCGCAGCGGGGTGGCGCTCGCCGTGCTCGCGACCAGCGGTGTGCTCAGGGAGGTGAACCCGGCGTTCGCGGCGCTGGTCGGGCGCACCCCGGAGTCGGCGACCGACGTCCCGCTGCACGACCTGCTCGGGCCGGAGGGCGTGCGCGCGCTGCTCCGGCCGGGCGACCGCGCCCCGGTCGCCACCCGGATCCCGGTGGGCGTGCGCCTGCCAGACGGTTCGGTGCGCCCGGCGGTGGCGAGCACCACGAAGGAGCCCGACGGGCTGACCCACGTGCTCGCGCTCCAGCCGTTGACCGCCGCGTCCGGCCCCGGTGCGACCACCCTGTCGGACCAGGAGGCCCGGCTCCTCGAGATGCTCGCGCTCGGGGTGGACAACGCGACCATCGCCACCAGGATGCACCTGTCGCGGCAGGGCCTCGACTACCACATCCGCAGGCTGCGCCACCGGCTGAAGGCGCTGACGAGGGTGGAGCTGATCTCCCGCGCGTACGCCGCCGGGGTGCTGGACCCGTCTTCGTGGCCGCCCAGGGTCACCGCCGGTCTGCGCGGCCGCTCCGGCTGACCTCACCCGAGCCTGACGGTGGCGTTGTCGGTGACGAACTGGGCGGTGCCCGGTTTGACCAGCACCGGGTCCGGGATCGGCCCGACGGGTGTCGGCTGCATGGCGGGCGAGACGACCTGGAACAGCGCGGTGAACACCGTTCCCCTGAGCAGGATCGAGCGGCCGCCGGACCGGGTGCGCAGGGACTTGTTGGTGGGCAGCAGCGTGATCTGGAGGCGCCCGGTCCCCGGTGTCACGAACGGCGGCGCGGTGTAGGGCATGACCGCGCGGAAGGCGTCGGGCAGCTCGTCGCCCTCCAGGCACACGGGCTTGCCCAGGACCCCGATCCGCAGGCCGCTGCCGCGCAGCACACCGGGCGCCTGAAGCAGCGGCACGAGGGCGGGCGGCGGGATCGTGACCCGCAGGAAATCACCCGTGCGCACCGCGGTGTCGTTCACTCCGGCCATGCCTCACACCTCCGTCGACCAGTCCTGCGAGTCGTTGACGAGCACGAAAGCCTCCTCGGTCGTGGTCGCGAACAGCTCGTAGCGCCCACCGGCGGTCTCGGCGACGATCCGCTCGGCCTCGTCCGTGCGGAGCCGGGCGCGCAGCGCCGCCCACTGGTCGTCGGTCAGGTCGAGCGGGGTGACCACGTGGCCGAGCGGCAGCCGGTAGGGCACCTGGTGGTTCGCCAGGTGGACCTCGCCCCGGCACACCGCCACCACGCCGTCGACCACCGGCAGCAGCCGGTGCTCCACCCCTGCCGCGCCTTCGGCCAGCAGTTCGAACCTGATCTGGTCGAGGACGCCCCCGTCGCCGAGCATCGCCTCCCACGTGGTCCGGTCCAGCGCGCTGGCGTCGATCGGGACGCCGTCCAACCCGGCGAACTCCTCGGCGTCCGGCTCGACCGGGGTCACCACCACGCGGTGCCCCCCGTCGGGCTGCACCGCCACCTCGACCCGCACGACCTCCGCCTCCCCGTCCTCGCCCGCGCGGTACGGCATGGCGTAGGCGTCGAAGGAGAACGTCGCGCCGTCGTCGCCGGACAGGAGCTGGTGCACCTCGTCCCACGTGGCGAGTGCACCGGCCAGCAGCAGGTCGTAGCGCACCCCGGCCGACTCGACCGCCACCGTGGGCAGCGGAGGGCTGTTGCGCCGCCATGCCGCCACGACCGCGCGCAACCGTTCCAGGGGATCGTCGGGACTGAACCTGCCGTCGCGCAGGACACCGGCGCGCTCGCCGAAGGACACCCGGAAAGCGCCGTCGGGGAGTACGTCGTGCACCGTGACGGCGTCCACGAAGACCTGCTGCTCGCGCAACCCGCTGTTGGCGTGGTCGAACGCGGCCAGCAGCCGGGCCCGGCCGTCGGTGTCGGTCCTGAGCAGCTGGTCGGGGAACAGCTGGTCGTGCCACCTCACGACCAGGCCCGCGGCGGTGAGCACCTCCCCGACGAGGGGCATCGACCTGGCGATCACGGCCTTCTGGCTGGTGGACGTGGCCAGGTGCAGCGCGCTGCGGCCCGTCGTCTCGGCGATCCTGGGAATGGCGCCAGCGAGCGCTCCGACGGTGTGCGCCCCGGCGCCGGGTCCGCCCTCGGGTTCCAGCGCGTCCGGGTCGTCCTCCCGCGTGCCGTAGCCGCGGCCGAGGTGCTCGCGCACCACGGCGTCGTCGCGGGCCGACCTGGCCGACAGCGCGGACCTGGTGAGCTTGTCGGCGAACTCGGCGGCCATGCCCATCGCCGAGTTGACGATGCCCACGACCTCGGCGCCGATGCCCGCGGTCAGCGGCAGGGAGGCGAGTTCCGCGGCGACCAGGCACACCCGCAGCGACAGCAGCAGCGTGTGCACGGCCAGCAGGCACCCGTTGGCCACCGGGTGCACCGCGGCGAAGTTCTCCGAGACCTTCCCGGCGGTGTCCTTGCGGGCCCAGGCGAGGTAGACCTCCGCCAGGCCGGTGGACGCCCCCATCAGGTCGGCCCAGGCGTTGAGGTACCCGGTCCACGCCGGGCCGAGGTCGGCGCGCCAGTCGTCCGGCACGCGCACGGCGGGTCCCTGGCCGGAGCGCCGGGCCGGGTCGAGCGCGCGCAGCGCCGCGGTGGCCCGGCGCAACTCGCCCTCGGCCGTGAGCATCGCGGTGTGGTGGTTGTCGAACACCCGCAGCGCCTTGAGGCGCTCTTCCTCCTCCCAACCGGTCGCGGCGCCGAACACCTCGCGCGTCCGCGCCAGCTCCGGCTTGACCTCGCGGGTCCGGCTGATCACGAGCGCCTCCAGCCGGACCAGCCCGCGCACGTCGTCCAGCGGCAGTCGGGAAGCGCGCTCCACGTCGACGGCCGCCCCCCGCTCGCGGGCCGCGCGTCGACCGGCCCGCTCCGCGGAAAGCCCCGGATTCGCCCGCGCCACCTCCGCCCGCCGCTCCTTGAGCTCGTGCCGCAGGGCCAGGCAGTCGGTGCGGAACCGGCCGACCAGGTCGCGCCACGGCCCCTCGTCGCCGAGCGCGCGACGGACCTTCCGCCACCCGCTCGCGTCGTAGCCGTTCGCGACCGACCGGAAAACGCCGCGCCCGGCCTCGTCCCGCCTGCCCAGCCAGTGGTCGAACAGCACCCGCCACTGCCGGTTCTCCTTGCGCACGAGGTCGTGCAGGCTCGTGGGCCGCGACTCGCGCAGCAGGAACCCCAGATCGAAACCGGGAGGGAGCCAGTCGAGGCTCATCTCCGGCGCTGCGCCCCTCTCGGGCATGACGAACCTCCTGGTCCCGCGTCCGGCGGTGGCACCACCCAGCTTGGGACCGGGCGCACCCGCTCGGCGGACGGTCGGCGCACCCGGTCGCGCACCCGCGCCGCCCGATCGGGCAACTCCCCCGCGCGGCACGGGGCCGTGCCCGATCGGGCGGCGCGGTAGGCCCGCCGGGCTGCACGCGCGTCCGACCGCTCGGCGTCCCCGAGCGCCGACGATGGCGCGGACCCCGTGCGCGAGCGAGAGGTGGGACCGTGGAGACCTTCTACTGGCACCTGGTGCACGACGGCGGCGGCTTCGCGTCACCGCCCGGCGACGTCGGCTACGCGGTCGGCCTCCTGCGGCAACTCGACTTCGACTGGGCTCCCGGCGTGGTCGAGCAACTGCGCTCGGAGACCCCCGAACCCGGCGACTCGGCGGAGGTAGCCATCAGCGACCACGGCTCGGTCCGGTTCTCCGCGGTGTGCGACGACGAGGACGGCGCCTCGCGCCGCACGTTCATCCTTTCGGCCGAGGCGACCGCCGACGTCGTGGACGGGCACAACCGCGCCGTGCTGGACACGTTGCGGGACAAGGGGGACACGTGCAGGTACCGGCAGTTCCGCGAGGCCGTCGTGCTGGTGTCCGACTTCGGCGACCCCGAGTGGGTCCCGCTGGCGGGCCTGGTGCAGCTCCTCGCGTGGTCGGAGGACCAGGTCGAGAACCCCCACGGGGGACTGGTGACCCGCGCGTCCCGCAACGGGTTCGCGCAGCTGCGGGTGAAGCCGGTGGACCCCGCCTACCAGTCCGCGTTCACCGGTGCGCTCGGCCGGATCAGCGGCAAGCCGGTCCACTTCGTCGCGTGATCATCCGCTGAACCTGATGTCGCGCCTCCACCCGGCCGCCCGGACGGCCTTGATGAACTTGCGCTTGTAACCCCGGTGCACCGCCGCGACGCGGAGCACCCCGCCCTTGTTCTCGACCTCTCCGAGGGAACTGCCCGCGGACACCCCGCCGGCCGACACCGCGGCCCCTTGCAGCAGCCGGAGGAAGGGCGCGGTGTCCTGGTCCCCCAACGACAGCAGCACCGCGTCGTCGAGTTGCGCGTAGTAGCAGACCGCACCCTCCTGGCCGAGCTGGTCGAGCACGCGCCGGTTGGGCTCGAGCAGGTTCTGCTCCGTCACCTTCCACTCCAGCTGGTAGAGGTCCGCGCCGGGGGTCGCGCTGAGCCGCACCGCCATGCCGAACGCCCTGGCCAGGGTGTGGGTCGCGCTCCCGGTGGACTCGCCGGAGGCTTTGCGCGCCAACCTGATGAGCTTGCCCCGGTCGACCTCGAGACCGCCGAGGGCCTCCAGCGCGGTCAGCACGTCGCCGGTCTGCGAGGTGAACTCCCAGGCGACGCCGGCCGCCCGGACCGAGACGCGCATCAGCCCCAGCAGGTCCGGCACCGCCTTGCGCGCCCTCGCCCTGCGCCGTTCGGTGTCCTCCTGCTTCCAGGTGTCCAGCGCGGCGAGGAAGATCTTCCGGATCTCGGCGAGGTAGGAGTTCGCCCGCAGTGCGAGGACCTGCTCCCACGCCTGCTGGAGGCGGTCGTCGCCCGCCAGCGCGTCGGCCAGGTCCGTGCTGTCCTCGCGGTGGGCCCGCACCATGGCGAGCAGGCCCGGTTCGGGCAGGCTCTCCGCCGTTTCCACGAACACGCCGGTGTCGTCCCACGGCGCCTGCTCGACGGTCTCCAGCCGCACGACCAGCTCGCGCGGGCTGGTCGCCCCGGCCAGCACCTCCAGCAGGGTCTCCGCGCGCTCGACGTCCGGGCGCACCCCGTGCTCGTCGGTCCACCGCAGGAAGAGCCCGCGCCACAACGGATTCCCTTGCGGGTGCAGGTGTTCGGCGATCCGGTCGGTCGGCGTGCCGCGCACGTCGTCGTGGTCGTCCTCGTCCATGTACGCCATGATCGCTCCGCGGGTGCTGGGCCGAACACGAGTGTGGGGCGGCACCATGGGACGGCGGTCCGCTTCGGGGGAAACCGGAGGCGCGCGACGGCTGCCCTTCGGGGTACCCCGATCGGACCCCACCGCGCCCTCGCGGGATGTGTGGATGGGGCATGGACATCATGCGGAGCCAGCAGTGCGGCATCCTCTTGCAGGAGTTCGACGTCGTGGTCCCGGAGCGGGTGCGCGACGTCGTCTTCTTCGAGACCGGCCGGGTGGACTTCTGCTTCGTCCCCGAGCCGTTCACCGAGCGGTTGACCTGCTTCGTCAGGGTGTTCGACGCCGTCACCGAGCAGGAGCTGCTGGGCGGGTTCGCCAGGGTGCGGATCCCGCGCCGCTCCGGGGAGCACAGGTGGCTCGGCTTCTCCGGCTTCGGCTACTACGACGAGGAGATGCTGCACCCGGTCGACCGCTGCATGTACGAGCTGTGGACCGAGGGCACGGGGCGGGTGGTGGTGCGGGTCCTCGGCTGAGGACCCGCACCACCCGGTCAGCCCGCCGAACCGGAGAAGTACGCGGCGGGCGAGCAGCGGGTGCCGGTGTTCTGGCAGCTGACCGCGACCACCACCGGCGACCCCGCCTTGAACTCGATCGGTTTGACGAAGTGGTAGTCGAGATCGCGGAAGTTCTCCAGCCCGAAGGAGAACAGCACGGTCGTGCCCCGCCGGATCTGGAGCAGTCCCTTGTCCCCGGAGGGGTTCTCCAGGATCAGGTCGGTGATGAGGAGCGTCTTGCCGTCGGGTGAGGTGTAGGAGTTGGTCGTGTAGGTGCCGACCGCCCCCGGCGCCGAGTCGACCTGGATGCGGAAGTCGCGCGCCGAGGAGCCGCCACTGGAACTGGACGCGTTGGGGGCGTTGGAACCGGACGTGCTGGGACTGCTGCTGCTGTTCCCGTTCGCGTCGCCGTTGCCGTCGGTCGCGGCGTCGCCGTCGGAGCCGGCCTGCGCGTCCCCGTCCGACGAGCCGTCCTGCCCGCTGCCCGCGCCGGGCTGGGTGCCCTGCGCGTTGCCGTCCGGGTTCGTCACGGCCTCCACCTGCTGCTTGGCCTCCGCCGCCTCCTGCTTCGCCTCCGACACCTGCGAGGACAGACTGGCGTTCTCCTGCTGCGCGACCTGCCGGGCGGTGGACGACACCACGGGCTTGAACACGGAGAACCACAGCACGACCAGCGCGACCACCGCCGCCGCCGCGAGGGCCATCGCCGCGGGCAGCCACTTGGGCAGGATCTGGTCCTGCACCATCGCGCTGTCCACGACGACCTGCTCGCCGCGCTCGGGGACGACCTCGACCTGGTAGGGCAACGTCTTCGTCGGGCCGCGCAGGAAGCTCTTGCGCGGCTTGACGCGCAGCTTCACCAGCGTCGCGGTGCCCGGCGCGGTCACGACCGTCGGCGTCTTCGTGCCGCCGACGAGCTGGTCGTCCGGGTCGAACACGCGCACGGTCACCGCGACGTCGCGGTTGCCCTTGTTGTCGACGGCCACCTGCTGCTTGCCGCGCCGGGAGCCGCGGGAGGTGCGCGGCAACAGCTCCGCGGCCACCTCGGTGTACTCGAGGACCTCGATCGTGCCCTCCTCGACGGACGACCCCTCGACGTCCTCGGAGGACATGACGCGGATCGCGTAGCCCACCTCCCCCGCCAGGACGTCCGGTGACCGGGGCGGCGCGAAGGTCACCGTCGCGGTCTTGGTCTCGCCGGGGAACAGGTTGAGCGTCGAGGGCTCGACGGTCACCCACGACGTGGCGTCGCCGACGACGTCGAGGACGAACCTGTCCACGACCTGCCCGGTGTTGCGGACCTGCACCTCGCAGGTCTCGGTCTGCCCTGGCTCCACCGCGACCTGCTCGGCGGGCAGGAGGGTCGAAGCTCCCATTGCTGCACCTCTCCTGGTGTACTGCGGCGGCTCAGCGCTTGACGAACAGCTCGATCTCGCTGATGACCACCTTGGTCCCGCGGACGGCCGGGTAGAGCTGCTGCACGTGCAGCTCCACCGACGTCGCGCCCTTGCCCTCCTTGAGCTCGACCTCCTGGGCGTCCGGAGCGTCCTTCAGGGTCACGTCCTCGGTCTTCCCGGTCGAGTAGACGATGTGCACCAGACGGGCCCGGTCCTCGGTGGCGAAGTCGTTCTCCTGTCCGTTGTGGACGATCGCGCGCACGAAGTCGACCGGGCGGTCGAACGTCATCACGAGGGCGGGATCGGGGGCCGTGGCCTCGGCGGCCCAGGCCGTGTTCGTGGCGCCGTCGCTCACCGACAGGGCGGGTGAGCCCTCCAGTTCGCTCGTCGCGGACACCGCGATCGGCCGGATCGGGTCGTAGGTCGGCGTGAACCAGCCGACCGCGGCCTGCTTGCCCGCGACGGCCCTCCGGTCGACCTCCGTGCGGAACTGGGGGATGAACCCGTAGGCCACGGTCGCCAGCACCAGCGCGACGACGACGACCCGGCGCACCGCCACGAACGCCGCGCGGAAGGAGAACCCCTTCCTGGCCTTCACCCCGTCGCGGCCGGGGCGCTTGCCCGCGTCCAGCACGCGGTTGCGCTTGCGGGAGCGGAAGATCCGCCGCCACCAGGCCAGCTTGACGATCTCGGCGGTGCTCAGCGACGTGCCGCACCGGCTGCAGAACTTGCGCGTGGGCGGGTTGCCCTCGCCGCACTCCCCGCAGACCAGGTCGCCCTCTTCGAAACGACGGCTCGGCGCCGTCTTGGTGATGGTCCTGGTCTTCTTCTTCGACGCCTGCGGTGCGACGGCCTCGGGAAGGCCTGCGGTCGACGCCGACAGCACCGCGCTCCGGGTCGCCGGCGCGACGGTGCTCAGAGCCGCGGCGGGTGCGGACAGCGGAGCGACGAGCGCCGACGGATCCGTCCGCGGCGGGGCGGGTTTCGCCGGGACGGGGTCGTCCTCGTCCTCGTCGTCGTCCTCGTCATCGAAGTCGTCGTCGAAGTCGTCGTCCAGGTCGTCCTCGTCGTCGTCCAAGTCGTCGAGGTCGTCGTCCAGGTCGTCGTCGCCCTTCCCCTTGCCAAGGGCGCCGGGCGGTCCGGCCAGGCCACCGAGGCCGGGAGGCGGGGGGAGCTTCGGCGCCCCGCCCGCACCCGCCGGCACGAGGGCGCTGGGCGATCCCGCCGTTCTCGGCGGGTCGAAGTCCTCGTCGTCGTCCTCGTCGGAAGGCGGCTTCGGGGGCAACGGCGGCCTGGAGAGGCCGCTGAGACCGGGTGGCCTCGGAGGAGCGCCGAACGCGGGCGAATCGCCGAGCCCAGGGGGCTTCGGCAGTCCACCGAGCCCCGACGGCGCGGGCAGCCCGCCGAGTCCCGGCGGTTTCGGCAGCCCGCCGAGACCGGGCGGCTTGGGCAGTCCACCGAGTCCCGGTGGCTTGGGCAGCCCCCCGAGGCCGGGCGGCTTCGGCAGTCCGCCACCGGGCGGAGCGCCGGGCAGACCGCCGCCGAGTCCCGACGGTTTGGGCAGCCCCCCGAGGCCGGGCGGCTTCGGCAGTCCGCCACCGGGCGGAGCGCCGGGCAGACCGCCGCCGAGTCCCGACGGTTTGGGCAGACCGCCTCCACCGGGCGGGGACGGCAGTCCTCCCGGTCGGGCGGCTCCTCCCAGCCCACCGCCGCCCCCGAGACCGGGCTTCGCGGCCCGCTCCACGGGATCACGGTCCCCGACGTCGCTGTAGATGATGTCCTGCAACTTGGCCATCAAGCCCTTGCGGGGCTTGGCGACCTCCGCCTCGACCTCCTCGGCGATGGCGGGGGCGACCTTGCGCTCCACCTTCTCGCCGGTCCACTCCAGGAAGGTCCCGCAGGACCCGCAGAAGGTGTCGTCGGTGACGTTCTTGAAGCCGCACTTACGACAGACGATCATGTTCCACCACCTCCAGGGTGTGCCGCACGTAAGCGGGTTTCGCCGACACGAGCAGTGCTTCGAGCGAGCGGA
This window contains:
- a CDS encoding zinc ribbon domain-containing protein → MIVCRKCGFKNVTDDTFCGSCGTFLEWTGEKVERKVAPAIAEEVEAEVAKPRKGLMAKLQDIIYSDVGDRDPVERAAKPGLGGGGGLGGAARPGGLPSPPGGGGLPKPSGLGGGLPGAPPGGGLPKPPGLGGLPKPSGLGGGLPGAPPGGGLPKPPGLGGLPKPPGLGGLPKPPGLGGLPKPPGLGGLPAPSGLGGLPKPPGLGDSPAFGAPPRPPGLSGLSRPPLPPKPPSDEDDDEDFDPPRTAGSPSALVPAGAGGAPKLPPPPGLGGLAGPPGALGKGKGDDDLDDDLDDLDDDEDDLDDDFDDDFDDEDDDEDEDDPVPAKPAPPRTDPSALVAPLSAPAAALSTVAPATRSAVLSASTAGLPEAVAPQASKKKTRTITKTAPSRRFEEGDLVCGECGEGNPPTRKFCSRCGTSLSTAEIVKLAWWRRIFRSRKRNRVLDAGKRPGRDGVKARKGFSFRAAFVAVRRVVVVALVLATVAYGFIPQFRTEVDRRAVAGKQAAVGWFTPTYDPIRPIAVSATSELEGSPALSVSDGATNTAWAAEATAPDPALVMTFDRPVDFVRAIVHNGQENDFATEDRARLVHIVYSTGKTEDVTLKDAPDAQEVELKEGKGATSVELHVQQLYPAVRGTKVVISEIELFVKR
- a CDS encoding response regulator transcription factor — its product is MGSNRIMQVVVVEDHPIYRDGLVRALGWSHDVQVVAQAATGRDGLEAAREFAPCTMIADYNLPDLTGVQVAAAINRDGIDCRVLIISAVLDGAAVYRALEAGAAGYIGKDANSEEILDAVLRVSAGQTVLPPAVAGGVANQIRLRAGTRGPMLNDREREILRSFAEGLSIPQVARNLFLSNSTIKAHAQKLYEKLGVSDRAAAVAEAMRRGLLE
- a CDS encoding PAS domain-containing protein, whose product is MEGVGVHGRDVMTAEVLGVFLEHSPAAAFLRDDAGVYLWVNQSYADLYGVEDPRSMVGRDVFAFDPPLLATVYLESDRDVLRTGTALRHTLPLTRRDGTGEATGHRFRVPLPDDRTGVGGIYTDVTELHRTRDEVRRHQARHTSLFERSGVALAVLATSGVLREVNPAFAALVGRTPESATDVPLHDLLGPEGVRALLRPGDRAPVATRIPVGVRLPDGSVRPAVASTTKEPDGLTHVLALQPLTAASGPGATTLSDQEARLLEMLALGVDNATIATRMHLSRQGLDYHIRRLRHRLKALTRVELISRAYAAGVLDPSSWPPRVTAGLRGRSG